The segment GGTGTGTGCTCCCAGAAATGCCAACACATGTTCATCATTGAGACGGTTTGTGTGGCCTGGTTTTCCCTGGAGTTTGTGCTACGATTCGTGCAGGCGCGCAGCAAGCTGGAGTTCCTCCGTGGACCCTTGAACATCATCGATGCCATGGCCATCCTGCCCTACTACGTGTCTCTGATAGTGGACGAGAACCCCACCAGTGAACATGAGCGACCCTCTGGAGGTAAGGGCTACCTGGACAAGCTCGGGTTGGTACTGCGGATCCTACGTGCTCTTCGGATCCTGTACGTGATGCGGCTGGCCCGCCACTCTCTGGGCTTACAGACGCTGGGGTTGACGGTGAGGCGAAGCACACGCGAGTTCGgcctgctgctgctgtttctcTGCGTAGCCGTGACGCTCTTTTCGCCTCTGGTGCACCTGGCGGAAAGCGAGCTGACTGGAGCACAGGACTTCAGTAGCATTCCCGCCTCTTACTGGTGGGCGATCATCTCTATGACCACAGTGGGTTATGGAGATATGGTACCTAGGAGCATACCTGGTCAGGTGGTGGCGCTCAGCAGCATCCTGAGTGGGATCCTAATAATGGCCTTCCCGGCCACTTCCATCTTTCATATGTTTTCCCGCTCCTACCAGGAGCTGAAACAGGAGCACGACAGGCTGTTTAAAGAGGAGTGTGCGGCAGCCGCAGCTGCCACCGCAGGAACCGAGGACGAGCAGGATGGAGGATGGGTGGCCTTTCCTCCTCCCAGACTAGTTCTAACTCCAGACACAGAGACGCCGGGCTCCTACGAAGACGTTTCTCTTCTCGGGAATGGCGGAGAGACTTCTGGGAATAACAAGCACCTGTTACCAGCTGGAGCCTTTTAAAGAGATGCACATGCATTGTACTCTTCTAGATCAAACTTATTCTTCCAAGCCCTCATACTGAATTTTCATAGACGACTCTGTCTAAAGAGTTCAAGGGCATTGAAGCTATTTTGTCTTCCATCAGCTACAAGCTGATCATTAAAGTACTGTTTCCTTCATATTCACACTGTGGACTTGTCAGAATTAGCACTTCATGAAAATCCATgcaatagaaataaataaagctatatAGTTTAACTTTAACGCCTTGTTAGACACACAGGAGATACATTTAGGTTCCTCAAATTGACTctgcatttttgaaacaaatccaAAGATGTGCTTTATTGTTGACTCTTTCAGATTCAAAAATTGCTCTTCCAGAAAACGTGCACATAAAATTTCCCAGCACCAGTTTGGGACAGACATGCTCTTGTACAGCTCCAAATAAAACAGCAGTAATCTCAATGTCATGTTCTTTTTTTAGGGTTCATAGAAGGATTTTCTAATCCTCTTCTTTGAAGCGCTTAATCATTAGACAGTCACCCTGTTCTCTTCTTTTCATTTTACGAAACAGCACATGTGCCCCTACCATCTGCCAGCTTTGACATGCAGCAGTTACAGAATGATGAGTCTatgattgttttggtttttattgCTAGAGTTGAGATTCAGCCAT is part of the Labeo rohita strain BAU-BD-2019 chromosome 18, IGBB_LRoh.1.0, whole genome shotgun sequence genome and harbors:
- the kcng4a gene encoding potassium voltage-gated channel subfamily G member 4a, with the translated sequence MPIISNANHDFSNLSVSDDSSLDHIFTEIPETETIKGVYYQRAQFIRRTEDLLSVDHGLQALINVGGNRYTFPWSTLEQFPLTRLGRLKPCSSPEEIACVCDDYDEARREFFFDRSPSAFRVILNFLAAGKLRLLREMCALSLHEELNYWGVEMAYMERCCKRKMYTRIDEVAELERREEERRQRSMQLRPPVEETRYRKFMNNLRDMVENPQSGLPGKLFACLSVLMVAVTVISLCISTMPDLREEENRGVCSQKCQHMFIIETVCVAWFSLEFVLRFVQARSKLEFLRGPLNIIDAMAILPYYVSLIVDENPTSEHERPSGGKGYLDKLGLVLRILRALRILYVMRLARHSLGLQTLGLTVRRSTREFGLLLLFLCVAVTLFSPLVHLAESELTGAQDFSSIPASYWWAIISMTTVGYGDMVPRSIPGQVVALSSILSGILIMAFPATSIFHMFSRSYQELKQEHDRLFKEECAAAAAATAGTEDEQDGGWVAFPPPRLVLTPDTETPGSYEDVSLLGNGGETSGNNKHLLPAGAF